From Apium graveolens cultivar Ventura chromosome 9, ASM990537v1, whole genome shotgun sequence, the proteins below share one genomic window:
- the LOC141684061 gene encoding zinc finger BED domain-containing protein RICESLEEPER 2-like: MGKQIKQHYSFNRATISSEVTLGNFKYDHAEMRKIVSHYILVNELPFRHAESFMFDKVMRTATPYWQKITRYVVKKDCIGTYEIEKNKLSELFKSVRKINITTGMWTSSHQKLGYMVVTGHWIDSDWNLNMRVLNFCNVPPLHSGFIISEVLFKCLNEWGIIDKIGTLTVDNAAANDVALRYFKQTFSVRRVLSIEGKMFHARCCAHILNLCVQDGLELTKEIVDKVRDGIKYIEASESRRIKFAKISMFLGLKYKKLILDVSTRWNLTYNMMSCAIEFRDAFLMYSSSDQGFKEYVPSPVRLGKSCRCVFIS, translated from the coding sequence ATGGGCAAACAAATCAAGCAACACTACAGTTTCAACCGAGCGACGATATCATCCGAGGTAACACTTGGCAATTTTAAATATGATCATGCTGAAATGAGAAAAATAGTTTCTCATTATATTTTGGTAAATGAACTTCCATTTAGGCATGCAGAAAGCTTTATGTTTGACAAGGTAATGAGAACAGCCACCCCTTATTGGCAAAAAATTACTAGGTATGTTGTTAAAAAAGATTGTATTGGTACTTACGAAATTGAGAAAAATAAGTTAAGTGAATTGTTCAAATCTGTTAGAAAGATTAATATTACAACCGGTATGTGGACTTCCTCACATCAGAAACTTGGTTATATGGTTGTCACCGGTCATTGGATCGATTCCGATTGGAATCTTAATATGAGGGTTCTGAATTTTTGTAATGTGCCTCCCCTGCATAGTGGATTTATAATTTCAGAAGTTTTGTTCAAATGTTTGAATGAATGGGGAATAATTGATAAAATTGGGACGTTAACCGTCGATAATGCTGCTGCGAATGACGTTGCTTTACGATATTTTAAGCAAACTTTTAGTGTTAGAAGGGTATTATCAATTGAGGGAAAAATGTTTCATGCACGTTGTTGTGCACACATATTGAACCTATGTGTGCAGGATGGGTTAGAACTAACCAAAGAAATAGTTGATAAAGTCAGGGATGGTATTAAATATATAGAAGCCTCTGAAAGTCGTAGGATTAAGTTTGCCAAAATTTCAATGTTCTTAGGTCTGAAATATAAGAAACTGATTTTGGATGTTTCAACTCGCTGGAACTTGACATATAATATGATGTCATGTGCGATTGAGTTCAGAGATGCATTTCTTATGTATAGCTCATCTGATCAGGGATTTAAGGAGTATGTACCAAGTCCAGTCAGACTGGGAAAGAGTTGTAGGTGTGTGTTCATTTCTTGA